Genomic window (Cyanobacteria bacterium GSL.Bin1):
ACAGCTGGCATTACTAACAACATTATGCTTATCGTGATTGTATTCTTCGTGGTTGACCCCGACAACATAGGTGCCAATATTTCCTCCCTTACCAGGGGCAGTAATTAATACCTTCTTCGCGCCAGCAGCAATGTGTTGAGCAGCTTTTTCCTCAGAAGTAAACACACCAGTAGACTCAATAACTAAGTCGATATTCCATGAATCCCAAGGTAAGTTCATGGGATTGCGATCAGAGCAACACTTGATGGTTTTTCCGTCTACTGTAATCGTATCTTCGTCATAGGTGATCTCGGCTTTGAGATTCCCTAACATAGAGTCGTACTTTAGCAAATGGGCATTGGTTTTTGGGTCAGAGGTATCGTTAAGACCAACAACTTCTAAACCTGTATTTTCACGTTCTAACCAGCAACGTAAAAAGTTGCGTCCAATGCGCCCGAATCCGTTAATGGCTACTCTAATCACTATCTATTCGCCCCCTTACTGAAGCTCAATAACATTAATTTATTCTTAACGACACTGATCATACCGTAAAGTCTGTACCATACAAAAGATTAACCGTCATTGGTTTTTAACAACGAGGTGGCTCTATTTCCGAGGCAAACCATTACAATGCTTAGAAATCATCCATTTAAACTTGACAATGTCCTTCCTTTTTGTTTATATCTGAGTCGGAATTCTCGAAGAGAAACACATGGAGAACATTCAAGACTGATTTAAGTATTTGACGGGAAGTTGATTTTTTCACAAATATTGTATGATTGTTAGTCAATAACTGAAGTGTTTTTATCTTCAATCAGTAACAAGATCTGCTTCGTTTCTCTTTTCGCAATTGGTTAGTTGCTCGTCACTGACCATTTAAGTTTTCTAATCAAATAGATTGCGTTTTATTAAAACAATATCCCTTTGGGTGTGGTGTCTGAGGAAGTTTAATGAGTTGCTCAAATTCAGTTGATTTTAAGGGTAAGCCTTTTCATTTCATTGGTATTGGTGGCATTGGCATGTCAGCATTAGCCTATATTTTAGCCAAACGTCAGGTTCCGATTACTGGGTCAGATTTACGTTCTACTCATATTACCGACCGTCTCAGGGCAGTAGGGGCTCATATTTTTTCATCTCAAGATGGAAAAAATTTAGATTATTTTTTGTCTGCTGATTCCAAAATTCCGAACCAAAGTTTATTGCCACAGGTCATTTGTTCGACAGCGATTCATCCCGATAATAGTGAGTATCAAGCAGCTTTAGTAAGGGGATGTCCGATTTTTCACCGTTCCGATGTGTTGGCTAGCTTGGTGGCAGAATATGACAGTATTGCGGTAGCTGGAACACACGGTAAAACAACGACGAGTAGTTTACTGGGTTATGTTTTATTACAGGCAGGCGTTGATCCGACAGTGGTTGTAGGAGGGGAAGTTTCAGCGTGGGAAGGAAATGCTCGCGTTGGTCAAGGACGTTATTTAGTGGCAGAAGCAGACGAGTCCGATGGTTCTCTCGTGAAGCTAACCCCCGCCATTGGCATTGTGACCAATATTGAATTGGATCATCCGGATCATTACCAGAGTTTATCGGCAGTCGTAGATATTTTCCAAACGTTTGCTCAACAAACCCAGACCTTAGTCGGATGTATTGACTGTGAAACCGTACGAGAAACCCTACAACCAGACATTACTTATAGTCTGAAGCCACAACAAGGGGCGGACTATACTGTAACGGATGTTATTTATCATGGACAGGGCGCAACGGCAACCGTTTGGGAACACGGGAAAGCATTAGGACAAGTTCAGTTAAAGTTATTGGGCAGCCATAATTTAAGTAATGCCTTAGCCGTTATTGCCACCGCGCGAAAAATTGGAATTGAGTTTGAGGTGATTGCGAGCGCGATCGCGCAATTTATAGGGGCCAAACGGCGGTTTGAAATCTATGGTGAAGAAAATGGCATTCTCTTTGTGGATGACTATGCCCATCACCCCAGTGAACTAGTGGCAACCCTTGCTGGGGCTAAATTACGCGTGGAGAGTCAACAAGCACAACGCCTCGTTGCCATTTTTCAACCCCATCGCTACAGTCGGACGGCTGCTTTTTTACAAGAATTTGCCACGGCTTTCAAAGCTGCAAATTTAGTGGTTTTAACAGACATTTATAGTGCCGGAGAATTGCCCACTGATATTAATGGGGAACAATTAGCACAGTTGATGGTTCAACATCATCCAGATGTAATTTATCACGGCGATCTATCTTCTCTCTCCGAGCGCCTCCGAACCCTTTTACGTCCGGGTGATATTGCACTGTTTCTTGGCGCCGGTAATCTCAATCAAATTATTCCTGAAACCATGGCTCGTGTAACCGCAAAAAAAGCAGCATGACACTCTATCTTCCTGATACCAACTGTATCCTGCAATCGCAAGTTTCTCTAGCGACTCATACCTCCTTGCGTGTGGGTGGTACCGCTGAATGGTATGTCGCCCCCCAAAACAGCGAACACCTGCAAAGGAGTTTGCAATGGGCCCAACAAGAACACTTACCTGTTACTTTTTTAGGAGGCGGTTCTAATTTACTGATTAGCGATCGCGGCTTACCCGGTTTAGTAATTAGTGCTCGTTATTTTCGCAACTTAACCATTGACGAAGAAAGGGCAACGATTACTGCCGCTGCTGGTATGCCCCTAGCAACAGTCGCTTGGAAAGCAGCAAAACGCGGTTGGAGTGGCTTAGAGTGGGCAGTGGGCATTCCGGGAACCGTGGGGGGATCGGTGGTCATGAATGCTGGTGCGCATGGGGCTTGTATGGGAGATGCCTTGCTGGAAGTGGCGATCCTTACCATTGAAGGTCAAATTGAACGCCTGACTCCCACTGACTTAGAGTTTCGTTATCGTACCTCTAACTTACAAAATCGTCCCCGTTGGGTTATGGAAGCAACCTTTCAACTCCATCCTGGGTATGCTAAAGAGGCAATTACTGCTCAAACTCGTGCCAACTTGAATCAACGGCGTAATAGTCAGCCCTATAATAAACCCAGTTGCGGCAGCGTTTTCCGGAATCCTCAAAATCGGGCAGCCGGTTGGCTGATTGAACAAGCAGGGTTAAAAGGCTATCAAGTCGGCGGAGCGCAAGTGGCTCATCGCCATGCCAATTTTATCCTCAATTGTGGGCAAGCCACCGCTCAAGATATCTACAATGTGATTCAACACATACAGGAAAAAGTCGAGCAGCAATGGTCAATTTTATTGCAACCAGAAGTTAAACTATTGGGTGAGTTTTAAAGTTAAATCATTGAGACATAGGTTGATTAATCATGACAGAAGGAAAAGGTTTTGGCTTCGGCTTAGGCAAAATGAAGGAATTACGGGATGCCTTTGCTAAAGCGCAGCAAGTGCAACAAGGGGCGCAAGAACTCCAAGAAGAATTGGAGCAAATGAATATTGAAGGACAAAGCAGCGATGGTACAGTGAAAGTCGTGATGAGTGGCAATCAAGAACCCCGTAGTGTCGAAATTTCTCCAGAAGCGGCGGAGAAGGGTGCAGATGCGCTCTCAGAACTGGTGACAGAAGCGGTCAAAGATGCTTATAACAAATCCACTGAAACCATGCGCGAAAAAATGGAAGCCTTAACCAGTGGCTTACAACTCCCTGGAATGTAAACTGCCCTAGGAAAGTGAACGAGAGGATGATCAAAAGAGTGTCGATACCAGATGAGATTGCCTTTTGACCCTCTCACCAGACCTTCCAGTGAATGATTAGCGATTTATATCAGTGTTGTTTTCAAATCAAGTTAACCAAAAACAGAAATTTGGCTAGGATTAGTTAGCGCGATCGCGCTAACTTTTATTGTGGGATTCCCATACGACAACCCAGTCATTTGGGCAGAGTTTAGGCAGCGGCTGAGGGAATCTTTGTGGTTTTTCCAGGCTTTGGGATGGGTGGATTGATGAGATGACACCTGATCGTTGGGAAAAGGCAGGGTCTTTAATTGGGTTGGTTGGGGTTTGGGTGATCATTTATGCTCCTAGTAATTAGGAACTATATCATTTTCGATAAGATAGAAATGCCGTATTGTAAAGTTTTATGACAACAACAACCACTCCTTCCACTCAAACCCAACTTCCCCCGCTCATTCCCCGTTCACTGCTATTTGGTAATCCCAAACGAGCTCGTCCTCGTCTTTCTCCGGATGCCAAATACATGGCCTATATTGCCCCTGATGAGAAAGATGTTTTACAAGTCTGGGTACGAACCATTGGTCAAACTGATGACCGGCAAGTGACTCAAGATAAAAAACGCGGGATTCGGGCTTATTTTTGGACCTATAAACCGGATCAACTGATTTATCTACAAGATGCTGATGGTGATGAAAACTTCCACCTCTACGCGGTTGACCTCGCCAAGAACATTGTTCGCGATTTAACCCCCTTCCAAGGTGTGAAAGCGCAACCGATTGATCTCGACCCGGAAACCCCTGATGAAGTATTAGTGGGGTTAAACTTGAATAATGCTCAAAAATTTGATGTTTATCGCATCAACTTGAATAATGGGGCGGTGGAATTTGATACCGATAACCCCGGCAATATTGTCAGTTGGACCGCAGATGCCCAATTCCAAGTGCGAGCTGCCGTTGCAGCCACTCCTGATGGGGGATCTGATTTACTGTATCGGGAGACGCCCGATCAAGACTGGGAACTGTTACGCCATTGGAGTGCAGACGATGAAGGCGGTGCCCTGAGCTTTTCTAAGGATAGTAAAACCCTTTATTTGGTTGGTTCCCATGAGGCAAATGCGCAACGGTTACTGTCTCTCAATTTAGAAAATCGAGAAGAAAGCGTTATTGCTGCGGATGAACAGTATGATGTGGGAGATGTTTTAATTCATCCTACCCAACGGCATATTGAAGCGGTCTCGTTTTATAAAGATAAAGAAGAATGGCAAGTTTTAGATGACGCGATCGCGCCAGATTTTCAAGTGCTGCGCCAACTGCGTGAGGGAGAATTTGGCATTGCCAGTCGAGATTTAGCGGATCAAAATTGGCTCGTTGCTTATCTTACCGATGATGGACCCGTTTATTACTACCACTATCGTCGCGACACCCAAAAAGCCGAATTTCTTTTTACCAATCAACCGGAATTAGAAGACCTGCCCTTAGCGAAAATGGAACCCATTGCTTATCAAGCGAGAGATGGCTTAACCATTCATGGCTATTTGACGACACCGGTTGGGGTAGAAGCTCAACACTTACCCACTGTTTTATATGTCCATGGCGGTCCCTGGGCGCGGGATACCTGGGGTTATAACCCAGCGGTACAATGGTTGGCGAACCGCGGTTATGCGGTCTTACAGGTGAACTTCCGCGGGTCAACGGGCTATGGTAAAGACTTTCTCAACGCTGGTAATCGCCAGTGGGGCGGTACGATGCACAATGATCTGATTGATGCGGTGGAATGGTTAAAACACAAAGGCATTGCTGACCCGAATCGGATTGCGATTATGGGCGGTTCTTATGGGGGATACGCTACTTTAGCGGGACTGACGTTTACCCCAGATGTCTTTGCCTGTGGCGTTGATATTGTCGGACCGTCTAACTTAATTACCCTCATCAACAGTGTTCCTCCCTACTGGAAACCAATGATGTCAATGTTTGCCCATCGCGTTGGGGATATTGAAACGGAAGAAGACTTTTTGCGGTCTTGTTCGCCTCTGTTCTACGCCGATCAGATTAAAAAGCCTTTACTCATTGGTCAAGGCGCCAATGATCCGCGGGTAAAACAAGCCGAAAGTGAGCAAATTGTTGCGGAAATGCGAGAAAAAGGCAAGCCTGTGCAATATGCCCTTTATACTGATGAAGGACATGGCTTTGCTCGTCCTGAGAACCGGATGCACTTCTACGCGATCGCGGAAAACTTCTTAGCAGAGTATTTAGAGGGTCGTGCGGAAGCCGTCGGAGAAATTGAAGGGCATTCTGGCATTGTTAGCTAGTCTGTTTTGATCCCAACTCTCCTGTGGAGAAACGGTGATTCTTCCCCACACTTTGCCAAAATCTTCTTCTTGTCAGTTATTATGGTTAACAGAAGAATCATAAAAAAATCTTTAAAGCGAGAGGTGAAGACAAGTTATGGATTGGCGAATCGTGATTGTGCTTGCTCCTGTAATCTTAGCTGCGAGTTGGGCTTTATTTAATATTGGTGCAGCAGCCATTAGACAAGCACAAGATTTTCTGAATAATCAGAATACTTAACTTTAATTGAGTTGATCGAAAAAAGTCGTTGTTTCTACAAAGAGACAGCGACTTTTTAATTGAGTCATTGGTCATTCCCTCTCTCACTGAGAAGAGAGGGCAAAATTGAGTCGCTAAACGTTAACGGCTTCAACGCCTTGTTCTTTATCAATGAAGTCTTGGACGCGTTGACGATATTCTCGCAACGTATTATCAACCCAGTCGCGATCATCGCCATTGGCAAAAATATGAACCAATGGCTCGCCCGCATCAGGGAGTACCAAGACCCAATCATCATTTTGAGGATTGATCACTTTGACACCATCAATTAATTCCAACTGATCCGTGGGATGAGTTTCTACTAAATAGCGCATTAAAGCTCCTTTGACCGTCCAAGGACACCGCATGGTGTAAGATTTATGACAAACTCGGGGCAATTCAGTGCGAATTTCAGCAAGTGAGCGCTCCTGTACTGTCAACATTTCAATCAGTTTGGCAATGCAGAACATGGCATCAAAGCCGGGGTGCAATTCTGGGAAAATAAACCCAGTTTCTCCACTTCCGCCGAGCACAACATTAGAGTTCTCTTGAGCTGCTTCCATGAGAGCAGTCGGACTGGCTTTGGTGCGAATTACTTTTCCATCATGACGACGGACAATCTGTTCGACCGCACTTGAGGCATGAACGGGTACAACAATCGTACTGCGAGGATGAGCGGTCATCATCATATTCACCATCAACGCTGTGAGAATTTCACCGCGAATCGGTAAACCGGCTTCATCCACTAAAATCAGTTGTTCGCCATTGGCAGCAACTTGGACCCCCATATTGGCTTTCAAGGCTTCTACCACCTGACCCAGTTCATTGAGTAAGGTTTCTCGTTCTTCATTAGATAAAGCCGTTTGGCTAAGACTCGCATTTAAGACCACAGCATCGCAGCCAAATTTACCTAAAAGCAAGGGTAAAACTGCCCCCGAAACCGCATAGGCATAATCGATGACTACTTTTGCCCGACTGTTATTCACCGCTTGGACATTCAGGTGTTTTTCAAAGCTATGACTATAGACATCTAAGACTTGCGTCGGATAGAAGACTTCGCCAATTTCAGGAATGGCTGCCCGTCGTAAATCTTCCTTAAAGTAAGCCCCTTCAATTTTCTTTTCTTTGGCTTTAGTGATATTAATCCCTTGCTCATCGACAAACTCGATGAGGAGATGATCATGGCGACTCGGGTGTAAACGCACATGAATGCCACCAACCACTGACATTGTAGGAATCGTGGTGCGAGTAATCGGAATCGCTGAGGCTTCTAAGTTTTGGACATTGACCCCCGTTGACATTAACCCAGAGACAAGTGATCGCGTTACCATCCGGGAAACACTCCGCTGATCGCGAGAGACACTCACTGTTGCGCCTGTTTTCAGGGTCGAGCCATAAGCTGCCCCTAACTTAACTGCAAATTCAGGCGTAATGTCAATATTAGCAATGCCGGTAACGCCTTGCTGCCCAAATAAATTCCGTTGCGCCATATTCCCCCAAATTAGGTTGATATTTAATGTTGCGCCTGACTCAATTTGTTTACTGGGCCAGACTCTTACCCCTTGGCTAATTTGGGCTTCTTCACCGACGGTGCATAATGGACCTAGGGTTACACCCTCTTGGATATGGGCGCGTCGATCAACTCTTACCCCTCTCGAAATGGAGCAAGCCCAAATGTGTGCTTGTTCGCCAATAATCACCCCATTCCAAAGAATAGGACTTTTGAGATCCGCTTCTGCGCCAACAGTGACATTATCACCAATAACTGTTCCTGCTTCGATATTGACTCGTGGTCCAATTCGACAGTTATCGCCAATTAGAACCGGCGGTTGAATATTGGCACTGGGGTCAATCACCGTATTTTCTCCAACCCAAACCCCTGGTGATTGTTCCTCATAAGCAAAATCAATCTTCACTTTTTGATGGAGCGCATCATACTGGGATTCTCGATAAGCTTCTAAGTGCCCAACATCACACCAATAATCGTCAGCAATATAGCCATACATGGGTTCCCCTTTGTCTAGCAGCAAGGGAAAGAGATCTTTTGAGAAATCACATTCCTCATTTTGAGGTAGATACTGTAAAACTTCCGGTTCTAGGATATAAGTTCCTGTATTAACGGTATCAGAAAAAATTTCACTACTCGAAGGTTTTTCTAAAAAGCGTTGAATCCGATTTTCTTGATCGGTAATGACCACCCCAAATTCAACCGGGTTCGGAACACGTGATAAAATTAACGTTGCTTTCGATTGATTCTGTTTATGGAATTTTATCGCTTCGGAAAGGTCAAAGTCGGTCATGGTATCACCACTGATGACGAGGAAGGTGTCATCGAGGAGTTCTTCCACATGTTTAACACAACCAGCAGTGCCTAAGGGTTGGTCTTCTTCCACCGAATATTCCATGTGTATCCCAAATTCACTACCATCCCCAAAATAGTCGCGCATCACGTCGGGAAGATAGTGTAAGGTGGCGATAACTTCATGAATGTTGTGGCGTTTGAGTAAATTGATGATGTGTTCTGCCATGGGACGATTAAGAACCGGTACCATCGGCTTGGGCAGGTCACAGGTCAAGGGTCGCAGTCTAGTTCCAGACCCTCCAGCCATTAGTACTGCGCGCATAAAACCTCCTTGAGATTACGAAAAAAGTTAAGGGATTCGAGATGCAATTTAATCTTTAGATTTCCCCTGAGTTTAAGATCAGCCTAAGCGATAATATCTTGTTAAATTTTGCTTTCTCATCTTCCCTGTGCAATATTTTCTCTGATTACTACTAAATTAAGGAACATTGGAGTCAACAGACAATTGATAATTGAGTTTAGGATAATTGCTCAGAACTTGGGCATCCCACAATCCCAAGATAGATCAATCTTAACTTTACTTACTGATGAGCAACAAATATGGCACAATTAGTTAAAGAATTGTTGCAGTATTTACCGCTTATTCATTGAGATTCATTTAAGTTATGGCTGGAAAAGTTAAAAAAGGTGCTTTAGTACGGGTTATTCGCGAAAAACTTGAGAATAGTTTGGAGGCAATGGCAAGTGATAATCGCTTTCCTTCCTATTTATTTGAAAGTAAAGGGGAAATTTTAGAGACAGACGGGGATTATGCTTTTGTTAAATTTTATGTTGCTACTCCTGGAGTGTGGCTTCGTTTAGACCAACTTGAAGCAGTAAATTAATCCAAACGTTCCCCTCTCAGGGAGGGGGTCGTTAGCCTTGAGAAAACAGATTTTCCTTCCTGCTCGAGGGCAACAAAGATTAAGTCAAATGGCGATCATTGAAGGTCTGTTGGGTTAATTGATGAACTATCGGTTAAAAAATGTTAAGTGTTTCCTCATTCAGTGACCCGATCAAAGTTTATAGCAAGCGCGATCGCTGCCGGCAACTGAGTTTTTTAACTGAAAATTGTTCTCAGCTATGAGGTTGATAACTGTAGAGCATAAAAACGAGCTGGACCTTGTAACTGAACACTCTCCTGGGAGTTGAATCATCTTGTCTTTGTGGCATCATGGATGACACAAGCGATTTTCATAACAAACTTCTTTATGATCCACGATCAAAAAACTCTTTTGCTAGTCTGAACCTAAGTGGTCTTTTCTCTTGATCAGTCAAAAAAGTTGACTTTTCCTAAGGCTTTTATCTCTAAAAAATCCTGTTAATTAAAAATTAAAAATAATGAAAGAAAGCAATGAATATTACTTGTCAACAATTAATTGAACGTCATGCCCATAGTTGGGAACAAGCAACCATTCATCCTTTTTTACAAGCTTGTCAGTCAGGAGAAATTCAACCCCAACAGTTTAATACTTGGTTGATTCAAGATTATCTTTTTGTAATTGAATTTACCCGTTTACTGGCAAAAACTTTAGCCAATGCCCCGGCAGAACATTTTGATGTGTTATTAGGTGGATTAAGTGCCATTAAAGACGAGTTGAATTGGTTTCAAGTTAAAGCCAAAGAGCGCAACCTTGATTTAAATGTCGAGAAACAGCAAACTTGTCAGGCTTACTGTGAGTATATGCAGAAGGTAGGGGAAATGTCGTATCCTGTGCAAGCGGTTGTGATTTGGGCGATCGAGCTGGCGTATAATCAAGCTTGGCAACAACCAGGAACAATGGTTTCACCCTACAATGAATTTGCGGAGCGTTGGGGCAATACTGGCTTTACGGAATATGTTAAGCAACTGGAAAAACAAGCCAATCAAGCCCTTGCTGAAGTGGATCAAGAAACAAGTAAATATTTGGAATCTGCTTTTGTCAAAATTGCTAGCTTAGAGAAAGATTTTTGGCAAATGGCATACAAGAATTAGTCATTAGTCATTAGTCATTAGTCATTGGTTATTGGTCATTAGTCATTAGTGATTTAATTAAGAGCAAAAAATGCAAGCACTGAGTTGGGAAGAATTACAAGCCCGGACAAATTTTGAAATTGATCGCATTAATGGACCAACCAATGCGCAATCGCGTTTACG
Coding sequences:
- a CDS encoding UDP-N-acetylmuramate--L-alanine ligase; protein product: MSCSNSVDFKGKPFHFIGIGGIGMSALAYILAKRQVPITGSDLRSTHITDRLRAVGAHIFSSQDGKNLDYFLSADSKIPNQSLLPQVICSTAIHPDNSEYQAALVRGCPIFHRSDVLASLVAEYDSIAVAGTHGKTTTSSLLGYVLLQAGVDPTVVVGGEVSAWEGNARVGQGRYLVAEADESDGSLVKLTPAIGIVTNIELDHPDHYQSLSAVVDIFQTFAQQTQTLVGCIDCETVRETLQPDITYSLKPQQGADYTVTDVIYHGQGATATVWEHGKALGQVQLKLLGSHNLSNALAVIATARKIGIEFEVIASAIAQFIGAKRRFEIYGEENGILFVDDYAHHPSELVATLAGAKLRVESQQAQRLVAIFQPHRYSRTAAFLQEFATAFKAANLVVLTDIYSAGELPTDINGEQLAQLMVQHHPDVIYHGDLSSLSERLRTLLRPGDIALFLGAGNLNQIIPETMARVTAKKAA
- the murB gene encoding UDP-N-acetylmuramate dehydrogenase, with product MTLYLPDTNCILQSQVSLATHTSLRVGGTAEWYVAPQNSEHLQRSLQWAQQEHLPVTFLGGGSNLLISDRGLPGLVISARYFRNLTIDEERATITAAAGMPLATVAWKAAKRGWSGLEWAVGIPGTVGGSVVMNAGAHGACMGDALLEVAILTIEGQIERLTPTDLEFRYRTSNLQNRPRWVMEATFQLHPGYAKEAITAQTRANLNQRRNSQPYNKPSCGSVFRNPQNRAAGWLIEQAGLKGYQVGGAQVAHRHANFILNCGQATAQDIYNVIQHIQEKVEQQWSILLQPEVKLLGEF
- a CDS encoding YbaB/EbfC family nucleoid-associated protein is translated as MTEGKGFGFGLGKMKELRDAFAKAQQVQQGAQELQEELEQMNIEGQSSDGTVKVVMSGNQEPRSVEISPEAAEKGADALSELVTEAVKDAYNKSTETMREKMEALTSGLQLPGM
- a CDS encoding prolyl oligopeptidase family serine peptidase, which translates into the protein MTTTTTPSTQTQLPPLIPRSLLFGNPKRARPRLSPDAKYMAYIAPDEKDVLQVWVRTIGQTDDRQVTQDKKRGIRAYFWTYKPDQLIYLQDADGDENFHLYAVDLAKNIVRDLTPFQGVKAQPIDLDPETPDEVLVGLNLNNAQKFDVYRINLNNGAVEFDTDNPGNIVSWTADAQFQVRAAVAATPDGGSDLLYRETPDQDWELLRHWSADDEGGALSFSKDSKTLYLVGSHEANAQRLLSLNLENREESVIAADEQYDVGDVLIHPTQRHIEAVSFYKDKEEWQVLDDAIAPDFQVLRQLREGEFGIASRDLADQNWLVAYLTDDGPVYYYHYRRDTQKAEFLFTNQPELEDLPLAKMEPIAYQARDGLTIHGYLTTPVGVEAQHLPTVLYVHGGPWARDTWGYNPAVQWLANRGYAVLQVNFRGSTGYGKDFLNAGNRQWGGTMHNDLIDAVEWLKHKGIADPNRIAIMGGSYGGYATLAGLTFTPDVFACGVDIVGPSNLITLINSVPPYWKPMMSMFAHRVGDIETEEDFLRSCSPLFYADQIKKPLLIGQGANDPRVKQAESEQIVAEMREKGKPVQYALYTDEGHGFARPENRMHFYAIAENFLAEYLEGRAEAVGEIEGHSGIVS
- a CDS encoding photosystem II protein Y; amino-acid sequence: MDWRIVIVLAPVILAASWALFNIGAAAIRQAQDFLNNQNT
- a CDS encoding NTP transferase domain-containing protein — encoded protein: MRAVLMAGGSGTRLRPLTCDLPKPMVPVLNRPMAEHIINLLKRHNIHEVIATLHYLPDVMRDYFGDGSEFGIHMEYSVEEDQPLGTAGCVKHVEELLDDTFLVISGDTMTDFDLSEAIKFHKQNQSKATLILSRVPNPVEFGVVITDQENRIQRFLEKPSSSEIFSDTVNTGTYILEPEVLQYLPQNEECDFSKDLFPLLLDKGEPMYGYIADDYWCDVGHLEAYRESQYDALHQKVKIDFAYEEQSPGVWVGENTVIDPSANIQPPVLIGDNCRIGPRVNIEAGTVIGDNVTVGAEADLKSPILWNGVIIGEQAHIWACSISRGVRVDRRAHIQEGVTLGPLCTVGEEAQISQGVRVWPSKQIESGATLNINLIWGNMAQRNLFGQQGVTGIANIDITPEFAVKLGAAYGSTLKTGATVSVSRDQRSVSRMVTRSLVSGLMSTGVNVQNLEASAIPITRTTIPTMSVVGGIHVRLHPSRHDHLLIEFVDEQGINITKAKEKKIEGAYFKEDLRRAAIPEIGEVFYPTQVLDVYSHSFEKHLNVQAVNNSRAKVVIDYAYAVSGAVLPLLLGKFGCDAVVLNASLSQTALSNEERETLLNELGQVVEALKANMGVQVAANGEQLILVDEAGLPIRGEILTALMVNMMMTAHPRSTIVVPVHASSAVEQIVRRHDGKVIRTKASPTALMEAAQENSNVVLGGSGETGFIFPELHPGFDAMFCIAKLIEMLTVQERSLAEIRTELPRVCHKSYTMRCPWTVKGALMRYLVETHPTDQLELIDGVKVINPQNDDWVLVLPDAGEPLVHIFANGDDRDWVDNTLREYRQRVQDFIDKEQGVEAVNV
- the ndhO gene encoding NAD(P)H-quinone oxidoreductase subunit O, which encodes MAGKVKKGALVRVIREKLENSLEAMASDNRFPSYLFESKGEILETDGDYAFVKFYVATPGVWLRLDQLEAVN
- a CDS encoding TenA family transcriptional regulator, coding for MNITCQQLIERHAHSWEQATIHPFLQACQSGEIQPQQFNTWLIQDYLFVIEFTRLLAKTLANAPAEHFDVLLGGLSAIKDELNWFQVKAKERNLDLNVEKQQTCQAYCEYMQKVGEMSYPVQAVVIWAIELAYNQAWQQPGTMVSPYNEFAERWGNTGFTEYVKQLEKQANQALAEVDQETSKYLESAFVKIASLEKDFWQMAYKN